Proteins from a single region of Anastrepha ludens isolate Willacy chromosome 5, idAnaLude1.1, whole genome shotgun sequence:
- the LOC128863206 gene encoding protein YIPF6 produces the protein MDTTLDMFEDNISASSQLEGDMSIPGARKNTTQLGAPDFNTLDEPIKETFLRDVRAVGVKFYHVLYPKEKSSLLRDWDLWGPLVLCTFMATILQGSADSMYDGGPEFAQVFVIVWIGAAIVTLNSKLLGGNISFFQSVCVLGYCLTPVAIALLVCRVILIATQTRLAFFLRLLTTSLGFVWATYASFIFLGDSQPPNRKPLAVYPIFLFFFIVSWLVISHN, from the exons ATGGACACAACATTGGAT ATGTTTGAGGACAACATTTCGGCATCTTCCCAATTGGAGGGTGATATGTCCATACCAGGTGCACGTAAAAATACCACACAACTTGGAGCACCTGATTTCAATACTCTAGATGAGCCCATCAAAGAGACATTC CTACGCGATGTGCGCGCTGTTGGCGTAAAGTTCTATCATGTGCTCTATCCAAAAGAGAAATCCAGTTTGTTGCGCGATT GGGATCTCTGGGGTCCACTAGTGCTTTGCACATTCATGGCTACTATACTGCAAGGTTCCGCAGACAGCATGTATGATGGCGGTCCCGAATTCGCGCAAGTATTTGTTATCGTGTGGATAGGTGCAGCTATAGTAACGCTCAATTCTAAGCTACTTGGCGGTAATAT CTCTTTTTTCCAATCtgtgtgtgtgcttgggtattgTCTGACGCCCGTGGCGATAGCATTGTTAGTGTGTCGAGTTATTTTGATTGCCACTCAGACCAGATTGGCATTCTTCTTGCGTCTTTTAACTACTTCATTGGGCTTTGTTTGGGCCACATATG CATCTTTTATATTCCTTGGTGACAGCCAACCACCAAATCGTAAACCACTTGCCGTATATCCAatatttctcttcttttttattGTCTCCTGGCTCGTTATATCGCATAACTAA
- the LOC128863034 gene encoding uncharacterized protein LOC128863034, whose protein sequence is MAEQKKAPLLRKEEDYVKALDGFFTKEDQVALLLDYDGTLAPLSEELSAMPKDTEINIKKLAANDKVFMVVFSGRDLAEIKNHLKFPNVTYAGNHGLEVEYPSGKKFKIEMPEELLKKHQELVNELKEKVVLHGAWVEDKKISVTYHYKGVNDKLKGKLVETAKGLIQGHGFQLIETPYALEGKPRVNWDKGEGAKMILEKHFDAEWSKKLKIIYAGDDTTDEDAMKVLHGLGKTFRVSELPTLKTYANYQIKTVEEIGWLLKAIQSVYEVKKK, encoded by the exons atggctgAACAAAAGAAGGCTCCACTCCTCAGGAAAGAGGAAGATTACGTGAAAGCGCTGGATGG TTTCTTCACAAAAGAGGATCAGGTTGCGTTGCTACTCGATTACGATGGCACATTGGCTCCCCTCAGCGAAGAACTCTCCGCCATGCCAAAGGATACTgaaattaatatcaaaaaattggCCGCCAACGATAAAGTATTCATGGTTGTCTTCTCCGGACGCGATTTAGCCGAAATTAAGAACCATCTGAAATTCCCCAATGTGACATACGCTGGCAACCACGGTTTGGAAGTAGAGTACCCATCGGGCAAGAAATTCAAGATTGAAATGCCAGAGGAGCTTTTGAAGAAACATCAGGAACTGGTGAATGAGCTGAAAGAAAAG GTGGTTTTGCACGGCGCCTGGGTTGAAGACAAGAAAATCTCCGTGACCTATCACTACAAGGGTGTCAACGACAAATTGAAGGGCAAACTGGTTGAAACTGCAAAGGGTCTGATTCAAGGACATGGTTTCCAGCTAATCGAAACCCCCTACGCTTTGGAGGGCAAGCCACGCGTCAACTGGGACAAAG GTGAGGGTGCCAAAATGATTTTGGAGAAACACTTCGATGCCGAATGGTCCAAGAAGCTGAAGATTATTTATGCCGGTGATGACACCACAGACGAGGATGCCATGAAAGTACTCCACGGTTTGGGCAAAACTTTCCGCGTCTCGGAGCTGCCAACACTGAAGACTTATGCCAATTATCAAATCAAAACCGTTGAAGAAATTGGCTGGCTACTGAAAGCCATCCAATCGGTTTATGAAGTCAAGAAGAAGTAA